A genome region from Streptomyces antimycoticus includes the following:
- a CDS encoding ABC transporter substrate-binding protein — translation MRRGAEGRGGKGGTSITVGLTYTPNIQFSPFYVAAEKGYYKDAGLNVTLRHHGAAEDLFGALSSGKEDVIYAGGDEMLQARAKNVPVVDIATFYQKYPVGLIVPKDSDIRTPADLKGRKIGTPGPFGETYFGLLALLKEGGLSAKDAKVQNIGFTQQAALTGNKVEGVMGYLNNDAVSFKEAGKDVRSITLDSGTAGDQLVGVGLGAKKKTLDKRGDDIGKFVDASLRGLRYAIDHQDEAIELSEKYVPGLRGEKQRNNARAVLKATAPLMKNDQGELGAIDPQTWTRMADFMYDQGLLEKTVTPEDAYDTSYLPKS, via the coding sequence ATGCGCCGAGGAGCCGAAGGACGCGGGGGCAAGGGCGGGACAAGCATCACGGTGGGGCTGACCTACACCCCCAACATCCAGTTCTCCCCGTTCTATGTGGCCGCCGAAAAGGGCTACTACAAGGACGCCGGACTCAATGTGACGCTGCGCCACCACGGCGCGGCCGAAGATCTCTTCGGGGCCCTCTCCTCGGGCAAGGAAGATGTGATCTACGCGGGCGGTGACGAGATGCTCCAGGCGCGCGCCAAAAATGTGCCCGTCGTGGACATCGCCACCTTCTACCAGAAATATCCGGTGGGGCTGATCGTGCCCAAGGATTCCGACATCCGCACCCCCGCCGACCTCAAGGGCAGGAAGATCGGCACACCCGGTCCCTTCGGCGAGACCTATTTCGGTTTGCTGGCGCTCCTCAAGGAGGGCGGTCTTTCCGCCAAGGATGCCAAGGTGCAGAACATCGGCTTCACTCAGCAGGCGGCCCTCACCGGAAACAAGGTGGAGGGGGTGATGGGCTATCTCAACAATGACGCCGTCTCGTTCAAGGAGGCCGGCAAGGACGTCCGGTCGATTACCCTCGACTCGGGCACGGCCGGAGATCAGCTGGTGGGCGTGGGTCTGGGCGCCAAGAAGAAGACGCTCGACAAGCGCGGTGACGACATCGGGAAGTTCGTCGACGCCTCTTTGCGCGGATTGCGCTATGCGATCGACCACCAGGACGAGGCCATCGAGCTCAGCGAGAAGTACGTACCGGGGCTGCGCGGCGAGAAGCAGCGGAACAACGCCCGGGCGGTGCTCAAGGCCACCGCGCCGCTGATGAAGAACGACCAGGGCGAGCTGGGCGCGATCGACCCGCAGACCTGGACCCGGATGGCCGACTTCATGTACGACCAGGGGCTCCTGGAGAAGACGGTCACGCCGGAGGACGCCTACGACACGTCGTATCTCCCCAAGTCGTGA
- a CDS encoding beta-ketoacyl-[acyl-carrier-protein] synthase family protein — protein MRGEPGRRVVVTGLGAVSGIGIGAAEFLAGLRAGKSAAGPITAFDTEGFDRSTACEVKDFEPDRWIRNLDVRTLGRASRFSVAAARMAVADAGFAESQSALRDTPCLISVGTTDGESRDLDHLVEEEVDLGPERMDPTVARRVPAGRLSSAIAQEFGLTRAEAVTLPTACAAGNYAIGYGFDAIRAGDVDLALCGGADALCRKTFTGFYRLGTIAPERCQPFDKDRKGILTGEGAGILVLESLESALARGARIYAEVLGYGLNCDADHPVAPNQDSVARCMRLALDNANVKPDEVDFISAHGTGTKANDITEARAIRQVFGDAAPPRTVSIKSMIGHSMGAAGALASIACALALTEGFIPPTINHQETDPECGLDCVPNQAVDADLKVVQNNGLAFGGNNAVVIFGKSRADWA, from the coding sequence ATGCGTGGTGAGCCGGGTCGTAGGGTCGTCGTCACCGGCCTCGGTGCGGTGTCCGGGATCGGCATCGGCGCGGCGGAATTCCTCGCCGGACTGCGCGCCGGGAAGAGCGCGGCGGGCCCCATCACCGCGTTCGACACGGAGGGCTTCGACCGCTCTACGGCGTGTGAGGTCAAGGATTTCGAGCCGGACCGGTGGATTCGAAATCTCGATGTACGGACTCTGGGCCGGGCGAGCCGGTTCTCGGTCGCGGCGGCCCGTATGGCGGTGGCCGACGCCGGATTCGCCGAGTCTCAGAGCGCGCTGCGCGACACCCCCTGTCTGATCTCCGTCGGCACCACCGACGGCGAGTCCAGGGACCTGGACCATTTGGTCGAGGAGGAAGTGGACCTCGGGCCCGAGCGGATGGATCCCACGGTCGCCCGGCGGGTGCCCGCCGGACGGCTTTCGAGTGCGATCGCCCAGGAGTTCGGCCTCACCCGGGCCGAGGCGGTCACCCTCCCCACCGCATGCGCCGCCGGGAACTACGCGATCGGCTACGGCTTCGACGCCATCCGCGCCGGGGACGTGGACCTCGCGCTGTGCGGCGGGGCCGACGCCCTGTGCCGTAAGACCTTCACCGGCTTCTACCGCCTCGGCACCATCGCCCCCGAGCGCTGCCAGCCCTTCGACAAGGACCGCAAGGGCATCCTCACCGGCGAGGGCGCGGGCATCCTGGTGCTGGAGAGCCTGGAGTCGGCGCTGGCCCGGGGCGCCCGTATCTACGCCGAGGTCCTCGGCTACGGGCTCAACTGCGACGCGGACCACCCCGTGGCCCCCAACCAGGACAGCGTGGCCCGCTGTATGCGGCTGGCCCTCGACAACGCCAACGTCAAGCCGGACGAGGTCGACTTCATCTCCGCGCACGGCACCGGCACCAAGGCCAACGACATCACCGAGGCCCGCGCCATCCGCCAGGTGTTCGGGGACGCCGCCCCGCCGCGCACGGTCTCCATCAAGTCGATGATCGGCCATTCCATGGGCGCCGCCGGGGCGCTGGCCTCGATCGCCTGCGCCCTCGCGCTCACCGAGGGCTTCATCCCGCCGACCATCAACCACCAAGAGACCGACCCGGAATGCGGTCTGGACTGCGTGCCCAACCAGGCCGTGGACGCCGATCTGAAGGTGGTCCAGAACAACGGCCTGGCCTTCGGCGGCAACAACGCCGTCGTCATCTTCGGCAAGAGCCGAGCGGACTGGGCATGA
- a CDS encoding response regulator transcription factor, with product MSEPSPLSTETPSSGAVDYVEHALLAARDLIESTVTRHRRELAQDSWAGAALGKVPLAEVVDTLVDCAERTVSVVLSGNEEQTRAVCAALARPARGSRRAVVVRLLCEEPVLASGVVRALGRTDPRCEIRICDGGLPPLPEALLIDGQVVYLRRGPSEPGRGPGQASLVEDPATVRALEMMFAGTWGNAVALADHPRLGGRLCPESVRRILECLRTGHTDEVAARTMQVSLRTYRRYVAEIMRELGANSRFQAGVRAVELGLLPGRH from the coding sequence GTGTCCGAGCCTTCGCCGCTGAGCACGGAGACTCCCTCGTCAGGCGCCGTCGACTATGTCGAGCACGCGCTGCTGGCCGCCCGTGATCTGATCGAGTCGACGGTCACCCGGCATCGGAGGGAGCTGGCCCAGGATTCCTGGGCGGGGGCGGCTCTGGGGAAGGTGCCGCTCGCCGAGGTCGTCGACACCCTGGTCGACTGCGCCGAGCGGACCGTCAGCGTGGTGCTGTCGGGGAACGAGGAGCAGACGCGGGCCGTCTGCGCCGCGCTCGCCCGCCCGGCCAGGGGAAGCCGGCGCGCCGTCGTCGTACGGCTGTTGTGCGAGGAGCCGGTGCTGGCCTCGGGCGTGGTACGGGCGCTGGGGCGCACGGATCCGCGGTGCGAGATCCGGATCTGCGACGGCGGGCTGCCGCCGTTACCCGAGGCGCTGCTCATCGACGGCCAGGTGGTCTACCTCAGAAGGGGACCGTCGGAGCCGGGGCGGGGCCCGGGGCAGGCGTCGCTGGTGGAGGACCCCGCCACGGTGCGGGCCCTGGAGATGATGTTCGCCGGGACCTGGGGGAACGCCGTGGCGCTCGCGGACCATCCGCGGCTGGGCGGGCGGTTGTGCCCGGAGTCCGTGCGGCGGATCCTGGAGTGTCTGCGCACCGGCCACACCGATGAGGTGGCGGCGCGCACGATGCAGGTCTCCTTGCGCACCTACCGCCGGTACGTCGCGGAGATCATGCGGGAGCTGGGGGCCAACTCCCGCTTCCAGGCGGGGGTGCGGGCGGTGGAATTGGGGCTGCTGCCCGGCCGTCACTGA
- a CDS encoding LLM class F420-dependent oxidoreductase translates to MSLRVGVQLHPQHTGIAELRTAWREADALGVDSLWTWDHFLPHTGDPAGRHYECWSLLSAMAVETQRATIGPLVSCTAFRNPDLLADMARTVDQLSGGRLVLGLGAGWFEAEHIEYGLPFPGPAGRMDAFAASVTAVKERLAKLNPGPAGPLPLLIGGAGRRRTLELVAREADWWNWYGWASEDPVADFRELSGVLDQWCERVGRDPGQVARTVMVNPDQLPLVEGFAEAGAVHVVLSLPAPYDLRKAEELLKVRAALTS, encoded by the coding sequence GTGTCCCTGCGCGTAGGCGTGCAACTCCACCCCCAGCACACCGGAATCGCCGAGCTGCGCACCGCGTGGCGCGAGGCCGACGCCCTCGGGGTCGACTCGCTGTGGACCTGGGACCACTTCCTGCCGCACACCGGCGACCCTGCCGGACGCCACTACGAGTGCTGGTCGCTGCTGTCCGCGATGGCGGTCGAGACCCAGCGGGCCACCATCGGGCCGCTGGTGAGCTGCACCGCGTTCCGCAACCCGGATCTGCTGGCGGACATGGCCCGCACCGTCGACCAGCTCAGCGGCGGGCGGCTGGTGCTCGGGCTGGGCGCGGGCTGGTTCGAGGCCGAGCACATCGAGTACGGGCTGCCCTTCCCCGGACCGGCCGGGCGCATGGACGCCTTCGCCGCGTCCGTCACCGCCGTCAAGGAGCGGCTGGCCAAGCTCAACCCCGGCCCCGCGGGCCCGCTTCCGCTGCTGATCGGCGGCGCCGGGCGGCGGCGCACCCTGGAGCTGGTGGCCCGCGAGGCCGACTGGTGGAACTGGTACGGCTGGGCCTCCGAGGACCCGGTCGCCGACTTCCGCGAGCTGAGCGGAGTCCTGGACCAGTGGTGCGAGCGGGTCGGCCGGGACCCGGGCCAGGTCGCCCGCACGGTGATGGTCAACCCGGACCAGCTACCGCTCGTCGAGGGGTTCGCCGAGGCCGGGGCGGTCCATGTGGTGCTCTCCCTCCCGGCCCCGTACGACCTGCGGAAGGCCGAGGAGCTGCTCAAGGTGCGCGCCGCGCTCACCTCGTGA
- a CDS encoding acyl carrier protein: protein MTAIVEERRETIKEIVTDILEIDPDEVSETSLFKEEHDADSLRAIEILAALEKTFNIVIEQSELSRMVNLQGVYEVVSDAAGW from the coding sequence ATGACCGCCATCGTCGAAGAGCGTCGTGAAACCATCAAGGAAATCGTCACCGATATTCTTGAGATCGACCCCGACGAGGTCTCTGAGACCAGTCTCTTCAAAGAAGAGCATGACGCGGATTCACTGCGTGCCATTGAAATACTCGCGGCTTTGGAGAAGACCTTCAATATCGTCATAGAGCAGTCCGAACTCAGCCGGATGGTGAACCTTCAAGGCGTCTACGAGGTTGTCTCCGACGCGGCGGGCTGGTGA
- a CDS encoding zinc-dependent alcohol dehydrogenase: protein MRTAVITAAGQVETREIPVPDIGDSEVLVRIAACGICTMEANLYAGRMTVYPAAAGHEISGWVERIGAKAAALEDMPAVGSLVALDGLPRCGACRSCRRGQTAICVALQGHKREDGAITMGAGLAEYIALPASRVWSVGDTDPAVAAMGEPLACVVHSLRRGGFRAGDRVTVIGAGYMGHLHLAVAAHLQARGVAVVERDEQRLAAIAAAGAEATVTPEDIGQLPPADVVVVTIASKEAIAAALAAVADGGTIVLYGGGPGGPPAELPGYEVHRRQLTVTGSFSHEPDDWRAAAELLRGGRLAARLETLVTARYPLDEVEKALKQAAETPVYRVVVTP from the coding sequence ATGCGTACAGCTGTCATCACGGCGGCAGGCCAGGTGGAGACCAGAGAGATACCTGTCCCCGACATCGGTGACTCCGAGGTGCTGGTACGCATCGCGGCCTGCGGTATCTGCACCATGGAGGCCAATCTCTACGCGGGCCGGATGACGGTCTATCCGGCCGCCGCCGGACATGAGATCTCCGGCTGGGTGGAGCGGATCGGCGCCAAGGCCGCCGCACTGGAGGACATGCCCGCCGTCGGCTCCCTCGTCGCCCTCGACGGACTGCCGCGCTGCGGGGCCTGCCGCAGCTGCCGGCGCGGCCAGACCGCCATCTGCGTCGCGCTCCAGGGGCACAAGCGCGAGGACGGCGCGATCACCATGGGCGCCGGGCTCGCCGAATACATCGCCCTGCCCGCCTCACGGGTGTGGTCGGTCGGCGACACCGACCCCGCCGTCGCCGCCATGGGCGAACCGCTGGCCTGCGTGGTCCACTCACTGCGCCGCGGCGGCTTCCGCGCCGGGGACCGGGTCACCGTCATCGGCGCCGGCTATATGGGCCATCTCCACCTCGCCGTCGCCGCGCATCTGCAGGCCCGCGGCGTCGCGGTGGTCGAACGGGACGAGCAGCGACTGGCCGCCATCGCGGCGGCGGGCGCCGAAGCGACGGTCACCCCCGAGGACATCGGCCAACTGCCCCCGGCGGACGTGGTCGTCGTGACCATCGCGTCCAAGGAGGCCATCGCCGCCGCCCTCGCCGCGGTCGCCGACGGCGGCACCATCGTCCTCTACGGCGGCGGCCCCGGCGGCCCGCCCGCCGAACTCCCCGGGTACGAGGTGCACCGCCGCCAGCTCACCGTCACCGGCTCCTTCAGCCATGAGCCGGACGACTGGCGCGCCGCCGCCGAACTGCTGCGCGGCGGCCGGCTGGCCGCACGGCTGGAGACGCTGGTCACGGCGCGCTACCCGCTGGACGAGGTCGAGAAGGCGCTCAAGCAGGCCGCCGAAACCCCCGTCTACCGCGTGGTCGTCACGCCGTAA
- a CDS encoding helix-turn-helix transcriptional regulator: MKDRGRDPGPEAALAGDMLEGTLREVRDLIESTVIQHRARRSRDARFTEVGVEDAAFLAAAEEVIGQAGRSVDAVFPECSARMAPVQAALGALVEDLGDPVGVRVLRGRSAAGSGTAGSGPAVSGTGPGAATGASPGPVPRPIPGPAPPGIDPAARPVQVRIAAVALPTAVIADGRTALVCTEAEEGRQTSVVEDPVVVATLYGMFGSIWGGAVPAARPLDFGNRARTEMVRRVLARLRDGVTDEAAARDLAISVRTYRRYVTGILELLEANSRFQAGVRATELGILGNTST; encoded by the coding sequence ATGAAGGACCGCGGACGCGATCCTGGACCGGAGGCCGCGCTCGCGGGGGACATGCTGGAGGGGACGCTGCGGGAGGTACGGGACCTCATCGAGTCCACGGTGATCCAGCACCGCGCGCGGCGGAGCCGGGACGCGCGATTCACCGAGGTGGGGGTGGAGGACGCCGCGTTCCTCGCCGCCGCCGAGGAGGTGATCGGCCAGGCGGGGCGGAGCGTGGACGCCGTCTTCCCCGAGTGCTCGGCCCGGATGGCGCCGGTGCAGGCCGCGCTCGGCGCGCTGGTGGAGGACCTCGGCGACCCGGTTGGGGTGCGGGTGTTGCGCGGCAGATCCGCTGCCGGTTCCGGAACCGCCGGATCCGGGCCCGCCGTTTCCGGAACCGGCCCCGGGGCCGCCACCGGAGCGTCGCCCGGACCCGTGCCGCGGCCCATCCCCGGGCCCGCGCCGCCTGGCATTGACCCGGCCGCGCGCCCCGTGCAGGTGCGGATCGCCGCGGTGGCGCTGCCCACCGCGGTGATCGCCGACGGACGGACCGCCCTGGTGTGCACCGAGGCCGAGGAGGGGCGGCAGACCTCGGTCGTCGAGGACCCGGTGGTGGTCGCCACCCTGTACGGCATGTTCGGCTCCATCTGGGGCGGTGCGGTGCCCGCCGCCCGTCCGCTCGACTTCGGCAACCGCGCCCGTACCGAAATGGTGCGGCGGGTGCTGGCCCGGCTGCGCGACGGGGTCACCGACGAGGCCGCCGCCCGCGACCTGGCGATCTCGGTGCGTACGTACCGCCGCTATGTCACCGGGATCCTGGAGCTGCTGGAGGCCAACTCCCGTTTCCAGGCGGGGGTGCGCGCCACTGAGCTCGGCATCCTCGGAAATACATCAACATGA
- a CDS encoding ABC transporter permease: MWEALAGSGIGIAVALPLGYLIARSELAAAALQPYVAASQAMPAVALAPLLALWIGYGLLPIAVLCALLVFFPILVNTVLGLRSLDPDVMGAARVDGVGWWGMLWYIELPLALPSVLAGVRNGLTLSITGAVVGEFVMGGDGLGQLLSVQRQEADTIGLFSTLVMLGLLAAVLYGVVRLVERLVQRD; encoded by the coding sequence GTGTGGGAGGCGCTGGCGGGCAGCGGTATCGGGATCGCAGTGGCGCTGCCGCTCGGTTATCTGATCGCCCGCAGTGAGCTCGCGGCGGCCGCGCTGCAGCCGTATGTGGCCGCCTCGCAGGCCATGCCCGCGGTGGCGCTGGCCCCCCTGCTGGCCCTGTGGATCGGCTACGGACTGCTGCCCATCGCGGTCCTCTGCGCGCTGCTGGTCTTCTTCCCCATCCTCGTCAACACCGTGCTGGGGCTGCGTTCGCTGGACCCCGATGTGATGGGGGCCGCGCGGGTGGACGGGGTGGGGTGGTGGGGGATGCTCTGGTACATCGAGCTTCCGCTCGCCCTGCCCAGCGTCCTCGCGGGGGTGCGCAACGGCCTCACGCTCTCCATCACCGGCGCGGTCGTCGGCGAATTCGTGATGGGCGGCGACGGACTGGGGCAGCTGCTGTCGGTGCAGCGCCAGGAGGCTGACACCATCGGACTGTTCTCGACGCTCGTCATGCTCGGCCTTCTCGCCGCCGTCCTGTACGGAGTGGTCCGCCTGGTCGAGCGGCTGGTTCAGCGCGACTGA
- a CDS encoding MFS transporter, protein MTALRATAPRTPLGRRFGLLMGALLLSSLGNGLCFPFTSIYISQLLGLGGRAAGGYFIAMATASFAAALAGGPLADRGSPHRVGALGAAALAAGYALLAPAGSVPLVLASGVCVGVGFGLFYASIVGIVDTAVPESGRRAAFAIRHIVNNAGIGLGSVAAGLALHGADTPAGTLRWLYLANGLAALPLIAVILGVRPRARTEAKERPGGAQPSGPGPTYRSLLRARPMALLILAQALFAIVGFTQIEATVPLLLHDRMAVTLGWVSVVVAANSFALIALQPLLRGRLERLPETVVLAGGPVLWAVAFGCGLGAALAGQAAPAALRYGLLLAFAVVFAAGELMYSSAFYPLLLRWSGEEAVGRASALASLAWNLGTASGPPLGLFIVAHASATGGWLALALGAAAAFAVTAALRGRTADT, encoded by the coding sequence GTGACGGCCCTGCGCGCGACGGCGCCCCGCACGCCCCTGGGGCGCCGCTTCGGCCTGCTCATGGGCGCGCTGCTGCTGTCCAGCCTGGGCAACGGGCTGTGCTTCCCGTTCACCTCGATCTACATCAGCCAGTTGCTGGGGCTCGGCGGCCGGGCGGCGGGCGGCTACTTCATCGCGATGGCCACGGCCAGCTTCGCCGCCGCCCTGGCCGGCGGTCCGCTGGCCGACCGGGGCAGCCCGCACCGGGTGGGCGCGCTGGGCGCCGCGGCGCTGGCGGCCGGATACGCCCTGCTGGCGCCGGCCGGCTCGGTGCCGCTGGTGCTCGCCTCTGGGGTGTGCGTCGGGGTCGGCTTCGGGCTCTTCTACGCCTCGATCGTGGGCATCGTGGACACGGCCGTCCCCGAGAGCGGCCGCCGCGCGGCCTTCGCCATCCGGCACATCGTCAACAACGCCGGGATCGGGCTGGGTTCGGTCGCGGCTGGGCTCGCGCTGCACGGCGCGGACACCCCGGCGGGGACGCTGCGCTGGCTGTACCTGGCCAACGGACTGGCGGCGCTGCCGCTGATCGCGGTGATCCTGGGCGTACGGCCCCGGGCCAGGACCGAGGCCAAGGAACGGCCCGGCGGCGCACAGCCGTCCGGGCCCGGGCCGACCTATCGCTCCCTGCTGCGCGCCCGCCCCATGGCCCTGCTGATCCTGGCCCAGGCGCTCTTCGCGATCGTCGGCTTCACGCAGATCGAGGCGACCGTACCGCTGCTGTTGCATGACCGGATGGCGGTCACGCTGGGCTGGGTCAGCGTGGTGGTCGCGGCCAACTCCTTCGCCCTGATCGCCCTGCAGCCGCTGCTGCGCGGCCGGCTGGAGCGGCTGCCGGAGACCGTGGTCCTGGCGGGCGGTCCGGTGCTGTGGGCGGTGGCGTTCGGCTGCGGTCTGGGCGCGGCCCTGGCCGGACAGGCGGCCCCGGCCGCCCTGCGGTACGGGCTGCTGCTGGCCTTCGCGGTGGTCTTCGCGGCGGGCGAGCTGATGTACTCCTCCGCCTTCTATCCGCTGCTGCTGCGCTGGTCGGGCGAGGAAGCGGTGGGCCGGGCGAGCGCGCTCGCGTCGCTGGCCTGGAACCTGGGCACGGCCTCCGGGCCACCGCTCGGGCTGTTCATCGTCGCCCACGCCTCGGCGACGGGCGGCTGGCTGGCGCTCGCACTGGGCGCGGCGGCCGCGTTCGCCGTGACCGCCGCGCTGCGTGGGCGGACGGCGGACACCTGA
- a CDS encoding helix-turn-helix transcriptional regulator: protein MGSDNLEETLGQALRLLESAVHHHRRSALASASAELPVAGEAVAGWVARLVLRAERDVIWSLPEVTGDDHARLVGQTLAQLAGKGVRTRMLCPPGVIRGAAWQRSVGTVARLEVRVCEGVRQELVVVDGAAVIAPDASPGEPGGSRASMIQNSTVADMLHQLLSGMWDTAQRPMRPLSFEGGARGRVLREVLKLMAEGYKDDAAARKLGLSVRTYRRYVADIMRDLQVESRFQAGVRAVRAGLMESDPD, encoded by the coding sequence ATGGGGTCGGACAACCTGGAGGAGACTCTGGGCCAGGCGTTACGCCTGCTGGAGTCCGCAGTGCACCACCACCGCCGCTCCGCGCTGGCCTCGGCGTCCGCCGAACTGCCGGTGGCCGGGGAGGCCGTGGCCGGGTGGGTGGCGCGGCTGGTGCTGCGCGCCGAGCGGGATGTGATCTGGAGCCTGCCCGAGGTGACGGGCGATGACCACGCCCGGCTGGTCGGACAGACGCTCGCCCAGCTGGCGGGCAAGGGGGTCAGGACCCGGATGCTCTGTCCGCCGGGCGTCATCCGGGGCGCGGCCTGGCAGCGCTCGGTGGGGACCGTGGCGCGGCTGGAGGTGCGCGTCTGTGAGGGCGTGCGGCAGGAGCTGGTGGTCGTGGACGGCGCGGCGGTCATCGCGCCCGACGCCTCGCCGGGCGAGCCCGGCGGCTCCCGCGCCTCGATGATCCAGAACTCGACCGTGGCCGATATGCTGCATCAGCTGCTGAGCGGCATGTGGGACACGGCCCAGCGCCCGATGCGGCCCCTGTCGTTCGAGGGCGGCGCGCGCGGCCGGGTGCTGCGCGAGGTGCTGAAGCTGATGGCCGAGGGCTACAAGGACGACGCCGCGGCCCGCAAACTCGGCCTTTCGGTGCGTACCTACCGTCGCTATGTGGCTGACATCATGCGGGACCTGCAGGTCGAATCGCGGTTCCAGGCCGGAGTGCGCGCCGTGCGCGCCGGGCTGATGGAGTCCGACCCCGACTAG
- a CDS encoding MFS transporter: MAAQNTATTDAAQAGSAHSPTGRQWLALSVLVLSQLAVWLDNTVLNVALKTLADPDEGLGASPNQLQWSISSYTLVFAVLLFTGGVLADRYGHRRLLLTGMVLFGAASAWAAYSGSATELIVARGAMGIGSALIMPATLALIAQVFDERHRATAIAIWSGSSGIAIATGPMLSGALLDHFWWGSVFLVNVPIVVLCVAGSFVFLPGVVTRVRQKFDPLGVVLSTAGLFAIVWGVIEGGHRNDWTDPAIVASLAGGVLLVVVFVLVELRVANPSFDVRLFRDIRFTGASVAVMLTFFGLNGSMYYTSFYLQGVQGQTPLECGLSIAPVALGVLLGAPLSAKLVRNHGVRPVVTAAMLIATTGFVAYVFLDESSGLPLFWVFLILQGLGMGAAVAPTTEAIMAILPADRTGAGSAVNNSLRQIGGVLGVAVLGSVLVSVYRDRVTPRLSGLPSGAADAAGESPEATRLLGAKMRLPRLSDIADEGFVHAMHVASIVGAAAAAAGAVIIWWAFRRTSSGARSSM, from the coding sequence ATGGCTGCACAGAACACCGCGACCACCGATGCCGCGCAGGCCGGTTCCGCGCACTCCCCCACCGGCCGGCAATGGCTCGCGCTCTCGGTGCTCGTCCTGTCCCAACTCGCGGTGTGGCTGGACAACACCGTGCTCAATGTGGCCCTCAAGACCCTCGCCGATCCCGACGAAGGGCTCGGGGCGAGCCCCAATCAGCTCCAGTGGAGCATCAGCTCCTACACCCTGGTCTTCGCGGTGCTGCTGTTCACCGGCGGTGTGCTCGCCGACCGCTACGGCCACCGCCGCTTACTGCTGACCGGCATGGTGCTCTTCGGCGCGGCCTCCGCCTGGGCCGCCTACTCCGGCTCGGCCACCGAACTCATCGTGGCCCGCGGCGCGATGGGCATCGGCAGCGCCCTGATCATGCCCGCGACCCTCGCCCTGATCGCCCAGGTCTTCGACGAGCGGCACCGGGCCACCGCCATCGCGATCTGGTCGGGTTCCAGTGGAATCGCGATCGCCACTGGGCCGATGCTCAGTGGAGCGCTGCTCGACCACTTCTGGTGGGGGTCGGTCTTCCTGGTCAATGTGCCGATCGTGGTGCTGTGCGTGGCCGGTTCGTTCGTCTTCCTGCCCGGTGTGGTCACCCGGGTGCGGCAGAAGTTCGACCCGCTGGGCGTGGTGCTCTCCACCGCCGGGCTCTTCGCCATCGTCTGGGGCGTCATCGAGGGCGGCCACCGCAACGACTGGACCGATCCGGCCATCGTCGCCTCGCTGGCCGGGGGCGTGCTGCTGGTCGTGGTCTTCGTCCTCGTCGAGCTGCGCGTCGCCAACCCCAGCTTCGACGTCCGGCTCTTCCGCGACATCCGCTTCACCGGCGCCAGCGTCGCCGTCATGCTCACGTTCTTCGGGCTCAACGGCTCGATGTACTACACCAGCTTCTATCTGCAGGGCGTCCAGGGACAGACGCCGCTGGAGTGCGGGCTGTCCATCGCCCCGGTCGCCCTCGGTGTGCTGCTGGGCGCCCCGCTCTCGGCCAAGCTGGTACGGAACCACGGGGTGCGCCCGGTCGTCACCGCGGCCATGCTGATCGCCACCACCGGCTTCGTCGCCTACGTCTTCCTGGACGAGAGCAGCGGACTGCCGCTGTTCTGGGTCTTCCTCATCCTCCAGGGCCTGGGCATGGGTGCCGCCGTCGCGCCCACCACCGAGGCGATCATGGCCATCCTCCCCGCCGACCGGACCGGCGCCGGCTCCGCCGTCAACAACTCGCTGCGGCAGATCGGCGGGGTCCTCGGAGTGGCGGTCCTCGGCTCCGTCCTGGTCAGCGTCTACCGCGACCGGGTCACCCCCCGGCTGAGCGGGCTGCCCTCCGGTGCCGCCGACGCCGCCGGGGAGTCGCCCGAGGCCACCCGGCTGCTCGGCGCGAAGATGCGGCTGCCCCGGCTGTCGGACATCGCCGACGAGGGGTTCGTCCACGCCATGCATGTGGCCTCCATCGTCGGCGCGGCCGCCGCCGCGGCCGGAGCCGTGATCATCTGGTGGGCCTTCCGCAGGACGTCTTCCGGTGCGCGATCCAGCATGTGA
- a CDS encoding ATP-binding protein — protein MAENISQRYELRLRAHPRMLADIRRAVGARLRLWGREELISAAGMCVTELLSNVHKHAASPECVLTLENLPHGIRAAVSDSESALPVVKEPDFLSESGRGMFLLSKTAHEWGTDLTPTGKTVWFTLRAESVEP, from the coding sequence ATGGCTGAGAACATCTCGCAGCGATACGAACTGCGCCTTCGCGCTCATCCGCGGATGCTTGCCGACATTCGCCGTGCCGTCGGTGCGCGCCTGCGGCTGTGGGGGCGCGAGGAGCTGATCAGCGCGGCGGGGATGTGCGTCACCGAGCTGCTGTCCAACGTCCACAAGCACGCGGCCTCTCCCGAATGCGTCCTCACCCTGGAGAACCTTCCGCACGGGATCCGCGCCGCGGTCAGCGACTCGGAGTCGGCGCTGCCGGTGGTCAAGGAGCCGGACTTCCTCTCCGAGAGCGGCCGGGGGATGTTTCTGCTCAGCAAGACCGCCCATGAATGGGGCACGGACCTCACCCCGACGGGCAAGACCGTCTGGTTCACCCTGCGCGCGGAATCGGTGGAACCGTGA